Proteins encoded by one window of Corynebacterium callunae DSM 20147:
- a CDS encoding integrase core domain-containing protein, which translates to MRAASHTAVKFTENLALQGITPSIGSVGDAYDNALMESSNGLDKTECIGSRIFTAQNLESIVDVELATMAWVQWHNHHRLHSTLGMVPPAEYEESYWAREATIPGSPATAAHPI; encoded by the coding sequence ATGCGGGCAGCAAGTCACACCGCGGTGAAATTCACTGAGAACCTGGCCCTGCAGGGCATCACCCCGTCGATCGGGAGTGTGGGTGATGCCTACGACAATGCGCTGATGGAGTCGAGCAACGGGCTGGACAAGACCGAGTGCATCGGCTCCCGGATCTTCACCGCACAGAACCTGGAGTCGATCGTCGACGTCGAACTCGCGACCATGGCGTGGGTGCAGTGGCACAACCACCACCGGCTGCATTCCACCCTGGGGATGGTCCCGCCGGCGGAGTACGAGGAGTCCTACTGGGCCAGAGAAGCTACAATTCCTGGGTCACCTGCGACGGCGGCTCACCCAATCTAA
- a CDS encoding IS3 family transposase codes for MIVAFIDQMKKEGFAVESARHVLREQGVQVAARTYHHWKKVPATRTMTDAQILNALYELRDAPESLYGRRKMVAHLRRQGHARAHCTVGRLMRLAGMNGIFRRRTTVRTTIPGSGDRAPDLLNRNFTAEASNRVWVADFTYARTGSGWVYVAFIVDVYSQRIVGWHAQTSRGVELVRIPRYPALWERDRTQRPVVRGELTHHSDAGSKSHRGEIH; via the coding sequence TTGATCGTCGCCTTCATCGACCAGATGAAAAAAGAAGGCTTTGCTGTCGAGTCGGCCCGCCATGTGCTGCGTGAGCAGGGCGTGCAGGTCGCGGCGAGGACCTACCACCACTGGAAGAAAGTACCGGCCACACGGACCATGACGGACGCGCAGATCCTCAACGCCCTCTACGAGCTTCGGGACGCACCGGAATCCCTGTACGGGCGGCGCAAGATGGTCGCCCACCTGCGTCGGCAGGGTCATGCGAGGGCGCATTGCACCGTCGGCCGGTTGATGCGCCTGGCCGGGATGAACGGTATCTTCAGGCGCCGGACCACGGTGCGGACCACGATTCCCGGGTCCGGGGACCGTGCCCCTGACCTGCTGAACCGGAACTTTACCGCCGAGGCGTCCAACCGGGTATGGGTCGCCGATTTCACCTACGCCCGCACCGGTTCGGGCTGGGTCTATGTGGCCTTCATCGTTGACGTGTACTCGCAGCGCATCGTCGGCTGGCACGCGCAGACCTCCCGCGGAGTCGAACTGGTGCGTATCCCACGGTACCCGGCGCTGTGGGAGCGTGACCGCACCCAGCGTCCCGTTGTCCGTGGTGAGCTGACGCACCACTCGGATGCGGGCAGCAAGTCACACCGCGGTGAAATTCACTGA